A window of the Chaetodon trifascialis isolate fChaTrf1 chromosome 9, fChaTrf1.hap1, whole genome shotgun sequence genome harbors these coding sequences:
- the il12a gene encoding interleukin-12 subunit alpha: MRSHGWDFASCVLLLTLSWRTSTAVPLRTLSAEQCEHCSLLFKSLLLNVTELLNSDVLCFGIASDKVAVRSSAETVAACAPILTQSSGCMMQTKSSFSESECLRNIMEDLAHYAAAFQSYLNSTLRSPEEEVALLSPTLGIIQSLRKNCSLMPNGENDSSEKDAAQMWGNDTYSNRQEMCKMMRGFYVRTITINRAMGYISSGDHRK, from the exons ATTTCGCCAGCTGCGTGCTGCTGCTGACCCTCAGCTGGCGCACATCCACCGCAGTCCCGTTGCGCACTTTGAGCGCAGAGCAGTGCGAACACTGCTCGCTGCTCTTCAAGAGCCTCCTGCTGAATGTCACGGAGCTTCTCAACAGT GATGTTTTGTGCTTTGGCATCGCCTCTGATAAGGTGGCGGTGAGGAGTTCAGCTGAGACAGTGGCGGCCTGCGCACCGATTCTGACTCAG AGCTCAGGCTGCATGATGCAAACAAAGTCATCCTTCAGTGAG AGTGAGTGTCTGAGGAACATCATGGAGGACTTGGCTCAttatgctgctgcttttcagtcCTACCTCAACTCCACACTCAGAAGTCCTGAGGAAGAAGTTGCACTTCTGAGCCCAACTCTGGGAATAATCCAGAGCCTGAGGAAG AACTGCTCCCTGATGCCGAATGGAGAGAATGACTCTTCAGAG AAGGACGCTGCCCAGATGTGGGGGAACGACACCTACAGCAACAGGCAGGAGATGTGTAAGATGATGAGGGGCTTCTACGTCCGAACCATCACCATCAACCGAGCTATGGGCTACATCTCCTCAGGAGACCACAGGAAGTAA